Genomic window (Streptomyces cadmiisoli):
GATCATCCGGAGTCTGAGCTGTTATCGCCGGTGACTGCGTCACACGTCTTTCCTGCCTCTAGAATCCCCAGCCATGTCATGGCAACAGCAGGCCGGCGATGGGGCGCAAAGTCCACCGATGGTGTACCGCCCGTCCGCAAAGACGGAGCCCCAGTACGACGGTTTTGCCGATCCGGCGGCCGCCCATGGCTGGGAGAACGCGTACGACGAAACGCGCGAACTGCCGGCGATACCCGGCGGTCCTGACGTCAAGACACCCGGCCACGGGCGCGGGCCGCGGCGGCGGGCGCGCCCTGCACAGGGCCCGCGCGTGCCCCGACAGGCGGTCGTGGCCGGTGGTGTTCTCGTCTGCGCGGGTCTGGCCATCGCGTTCACCGTGGGCCTCACGTCCAATTCCTCCGGGGGTCCGGGAGGCGCCGAGGAGCCGGTGCGGCCGAAGACGGAACGGTCCATGCCGCCGGCGGACGGGGACGCTGCCTCATCCGCCGCTGCCGAGCCGTCCCAGGCCACCGATCCAGCAGCCGGAACCGACGAGTCCCCCGTGGCACGCGCATCCGCAAGCGGCTCCCCCGCGGACAGCGGGAACCCGGCACCCTCCTCGCCCACCGCCCCGGACCCCTCCGCCACCGCGACCACGGCCGGGCCGGGCAACACCGACGGCAGGCCCGGCCGCGGACACGGGCCGACCAAGGGCCCCAAGTGAGTCATGAAGGAATCCACTGGTGACAGCGCTTCCGGAGATCACAGCCCTGCTGGGCGAACCACGGTTCAACTGGACGGATCCGGCCCCCTGGATCGAACTGGAGCGGGAACTCGGCATCGAATTCCCTGCGGATTTCCGTGAGATCGTGGACGCTTACGGTTCGATCGAGGTCAACGGGCAACTGTATCTGACGCACCCCGCCGGCCATCTTCTGCACAGCCTCGGAGAAAACATCACAGGGGATCTCGAGCTCTGGCGGGATGAGGACATGGCGCAATTCCTGCCAGCTCCGGTGGGGGCCGACCCCGGAGAACTCATACCGGTGGCGTCAGCCACAACGGGCGAGGCAGTCTTTCTTCGCATCCCGGACAACCCCTCGTCGTCCTGGCGTGTCGTGGTACAGGAATTCGACAGTCCGGCTTGGACTCTCTAC
Coding sequences:
- a CDS encoding SMI1/KNR4 family protein; the encoded protein is MTALPEITALLGEPRFNWTDPAPWIELERELGIEFPADFREIVDAYGSIEVNGQLYLTHPAGHLLHSLGENITGDLELWRDEDMAQFLPAPVGADPGELIPVASATTGEAVFLRIPDNPSSSWRVVVQEFDSPAWTLYEMTFSEWLLAYLQGTDVTLHSRNFAPNGPFHEPLP